Proteins encoded by one window of Arachis hypogaea cultivar Tifrunner chromosome 1, arahy.Tifrunner.gnm2.J5K5, whole genome shotgun sequence:
- the LOC112805237 gene encoding ATP synthase subunit delta, chloroplastic isoform X1, with translation MASLHTTTTASFPSIQTPRSLLTHPKPILNLSLSTTTFPSLSLKLTRPRRSAGALGARMVSTAAASYALALADVAKSNNTLDATTTDIEKIDEIFSDPQVFKFFANPTVDAERKKNLVDEIATSSSFQSHTRNFLNILVDAKRIGLVKEIAKEYEFVYNTLTDTEMAVVSSVVKLESQHLAQIAKQVQKLTGAKNVRIKTVIDPSLVAGFTVRYGNSGSKLIDMSVKKQLEEIAAQLDLGDIKLNCAGDENGYMILDRSCKIGKFHL, from the exons ATGGCGTCACTTCACACCACCACTACAGCCTCATTCCCTTCCATCCAAACCCCAAGATCCCTCCTCACCCACCCAAAACCCATCCTCAACCTCTCCCTCTCCACTACTACCTTCCCCTCCCTCTCCCTCAAACTCACCCGCCCCCGCCGCTCCGCCGGAGCCCTCGGCGCCCGCATGGTCTCCACCGCTGCCGCAAGCTACGCCCTCGCCCTCGCCGACGTCGCCAAATCCAACAACACCCTTGACGCCACCACAACCGACATCGAGAAAATCGATGAAATCTTCTCCGATCCACAGGTGTTCAAATTCTTCGCCAACCCAACCGTAGATGCCGAACGGAAGAAGAATCTCGTCGATGAAATTGCCACGTCATCAAGCTTCCAATCCCACACGCGCAACTTCCTGAACATTCTGGTCGATGCGAAGCGCATTGGGCTGGTGAAGGAGATTGCGAAGGAGTATGAATTCGTGTACAACACGCTCACAGATACGGAAATGGCGGTGGTGAGCTCGGTGGTGAAGCTCGAGTCGCAGCACTTAGCACAGATCGCGAAGCAGGTGCAGAAGCTAACGGGGGCTAAGAACGTTAGAATCAAGACAGTTATTGACCCGAGCCTGGTGGCTGGGTTTACTGTTAGGTATGGTAATTCTGGATCGAAGTTGATTGATATGAGCGTCAAGAAGCAGCTTGAGGAGATTGCTGCTCAGCTTGATTTGGGTGACATCAAACTCAAT tgtgCTGGAGATGAAAATGGATATATGATATTGGATAGGTCATGCAAAATTGGTAAGTTTCATCTATGA
- the LOC112805237 gene encoding ATP synthase delta chain, chloroplastic isoform X2, translated as MASLHTTTTASFPSIQTPRSLLTHPKPILNLSLSTTTFPSLSLKLTRPRRSAGALGARMVSTAAASYALALADVAKSNNTLDATTTDIEKIDEIFSDPQVFKFFANPTVDAERKKNLVDEIATSSSFQSHTRNFLNILVDAKRIGLVKEIAKEYEFVYNTLTDTEMAVVSSVVKLESQHLAQIAKQVQKLTGAKNVRIKTVIDPSLVAGFTVRYGNSGSKLIDMSVKKQLEEIAAQLDLGDIKLNE; from the exons ATGGCGTCACTTCACACCACCACTACAGCCTCATTCCCTTCCATCCAAACCCCAAGATCCCTCCTCACCCACCCAAAACCCATCCTCAACCTCTCCCTCTCCACTACTACCTTCCCCTCCCTCTCCCTCAAACTCACCCGCCCCCGCCGCTCCGCCGGAGCCCTCGGCGCCCGCATGGTCTCCACCGCTGCCGCAAGCTACGCCCTCGCCCTCGCCGACGTCGCCAAATCCAACAACACCCTTGACGCCACCACAACCGACATCGAGAAAATCGATGAAATCTTCTCCGATCCACAGGTGTTCAAATTCTTCGCCAACCCAACCGTAGATGCCGAACGGAAGAAGAATCTCGTCGATGAAATTGCCACGTCATCAAGCTTCCAATCCCACACGCGCAACTTCCTGAACATTCTGGTCGATGCGAAGCGCATTGGGCTGGTGAAGGAGATTGCGAAGGAGTATGAATTCGTGTACAACACGCTCACAGATACGGAAATGGCGGTGGTGAGCTCGGTGGTGAAGCTCGAGTCGCAGCACTTAGCACAGATCGCGAAGCAGGTGCAGAAGCTAACGGGGGCTAAGAACGTTAGAATCAAGACAGTTATTGACCCGAGCCTGGTGGCTGGGTTTACTGTTAGGTATGGTAATTCTGGATCGAAGTTGATTGATATGAGCGTCAAGAAGCAGCTTGAGGAGATTGCTGCTCAGCTTGATTTGGGTGACATCAAACTCAAT GAATGA